From bacterium, a single genomic window includes:
- a CDS encoding peptidoglycan DD-metalloendopeptidase family protein — MEGCLQLMRTLVRMGGPLAAVAHALGLIVVRGAVPFYRAWWTFRRMTLRRKMHVAELLAAVLTNRSFVTVAFAGVLLIVAGQSTYAHTYGGFVGERPLLRAFIAGEEPELVEELVAGPAARTVEPTFRAASVRALTPTVLGAEVTLAAVPQTSGYALMQPVLTDTAVEDHGRKGVTTYTVELGDTPSTIAERFGIRTSTVLWANTLSAWSLIRPGQTLKILPTDGVLHTVKRGDTLEKISKHYSADAEEVLEFNRLVDADDIEAGDTLIIIGGRPYQAPAPVVTTPVKKAEQKPLPSIPGKFFWPSISEYRISQYYHWAHHGIDVAVNYGTSIYASDPGTVVSAGWLGGYGYQVTIDHGNGLETRYAHSSKLLVSKGQQVERGQELAKVGSTGRSTGPHIHYEVYANNVRVNPFQYLR; from the coding sequence ATGGAAGGATGTCTCCAACTCATGCGGACGCTCGTCCGTATGGGGGGGCCGCTCGCTGCCGTCGCCCACGCGCTCGGCCTTATTGTCGTACGCGGCGCAGTACCGTTCTACCGCGCGTGGTGGACGTTCCGTCGCATGACGCTCCGCCGGAAGATGCACGTCGCGGAGCTCCTCGCGGCAGTACTGACGAACCGGTCGTTCGTCACGGTCGCGTTTGCTGGCGTGCTCCTCATCGTTGCGGGTCAGTCCACATACGCGCACACGTACGGCGGGTTCGTGGGCGAGCGGCCGCTGCTCCGAGCGTTCATCGCCGGCGAGGAACCGGAGCTCGTTGAGGAGCTCGTCGCCGGTCCGGCTGCACGCACGGTGGAGCCAACCTTCCGCGCCGCCTCGGTGCGCGCGCTCACGCCGACGGTGCTCGGTGCTGAGGTGACGCTCGCCGCCGTCCCGCAGACATCCGGGTACGCACTCATGCAGCCTGTCCTCACGGATACCGCAGTGGAGGATCACGGTCGGAAGGGCGTCACCACGTACACCGTGGAGCTCGGCGACACGCCGTCCACCATCGCGGAGCGTTTTGGCATCCGCACCTCGACCGTGCTCTGGGCGAATACCCTCAGCGCGTGGTCGCTCATCCGTCCCGGGCAGACGCTCAAGATTCTCCCGACGGACGGCGTGCTCCACACGGTGAAGCGCGGCGATACGCTCGAGAAAATCTCCAAGCACTACAGCGCAGACGCTGAGGAGGTCCTCGAGTTCAACCGACTCGTGGATGCGGATGACATCGAGGCGGGCGACACGCTCATCATTATTGGTGGCCGACCCTATCAGGCACCGGCTCCCGTGGTGACGACGCCAGTGAAGAAGGCGGAGCAGAAGCCGCTCCCGTCCATCCCGGGCAAGTTCTTTTGGCCGTCCATCTCGGAGTACCGCATCTCGCAGTACTACCACTGGGCGCACCACGGCATTGACGTCGCCGTGAACTACGGGACATCCATCTACGCTTCCGACCCCGGGACCGTCGTTTCCGCCGGCTGGCTCGGCGGGTACGGGTACCAGGTGACCATTGATCACGGCAACGGTCTCGAGACGCGCTACGCCCACTCCTCCAAGCTCCTCGTGAGCAAGGGACAGCAAGTGGAGCGCGGCCAGGAGCTCGCCAAGGTGGGCTCCACCGGACGATCCACGGGTCCGCACATCCACTACGAGGTCTACGCGAACAACGTCCGCGTCAACCCGTTCCAGTACCTCCGCTAG